A stretch of the Panicum virgatum strain AP13 chromosome 9N, P.virgatum_v5, whole genome shotgun sequence genome encodes the following:
- the LOC120687453 gene encoding basic blue protein-like has protein sequence MAAHQGGRRGSGGVVVLAAALVLCVLLHEAQVAESAVFTVGDRGGWSFNSNSWTNGKRFKAGDVLVFKYDSSAHNVAAVSAAGYKGCSAPRGAKFYSSGNDRVTLARGTNYFICSIPGHCQSGMKIAVNAA, from the coding sequence ATGGCGGCTCatcagggaggaagaagaggcagcGGTGGTGTGGTGGTCCTTGCGGCGGCGCTTGTCCTCTGCGTGCTCCTCCACGAGGCCCAGGTCGCCGAGTCGGCGGTGTTCAccgtcggcgaccgcggcggcTGGAGCTTCAACTCCAACAGCTGGACCAACGGCAAGCGCTTCAAGGCCGGCGACGTCCTGGTGTTCAAGTACGACTCGTCGGCGCACAACGTGGCGGCGGTGAGCGCGGCCGGGTACAAGGGCTGCAGCGCTCCCCGGGGCGCCAAGTTCTACAGCTCCGGCAACGACCGCGTCACCCTCGCCCGCGGCACCAACTACTTCATCTGCAGCATCCCCGGCCACTGCCAGTCCGGCATGAAGATCGCCGTCAACGCCGCATGA